gttagttatactgggtgggtttatattattaaagggacactccaggctcccacacacgttaggtgcactgtgtaggttaggttacagttagttatactgggtgggtttatattattaaagggacactccaggctcccacacacgttaggtgcagtgtgtaggttaggttacagttagttatactgggtggatttatattattaaagggacactccaggctcccacacacgttagatgcactgtgtaggttagattacagttatacggggcgggtttatattattaaagggacactccagactcccacacacgttagatgcactgtgtaggttaggttacagttaattatactgggtgggtttgtattataaaagggacactccagactcccacacacgttagatgcactgtgtaggttaggttacagttaattatactgggtgggtttatattattaaagggacactccaggctcccacacacgttaggtgcagtgtgtaggttaggttacagttagttatactgggtggatttatattattaaagggacactccaggctcccacacacgttagatgcactgtgtaggttagattacagttatacggggcgggtttatattattaaagggacactccagactcccacacacgttagatgcactgtgtaggttaggttacagttaattatactgggtgggtttgtattataaaagggacactccagactcccacacacgttagatgcactgtgtaggttaggttacagttaattatactgggtgggtttatattattaaagggacactccaggctcccacacacgttaggtgcagtgtgtaggttaggttacagttagttatactgggtggatttatattattaaagggacactccaggctcccacacacgttagatgcactgtgtaggttagattacagttatacggggcgggtttatattattaaagggacactccagactcccacacacgttaggtgcactgtgtaggttaggttacagttagttatactgggtgggtttatattattaaagggacactccaggctcctacacacgttagatgcactgtgtaggttaggttacagttagttatactgggtgggtttatattattaaagggacactccaggctcccacacacgttagatgcactgtgtaggttaggttacagttagttataccgggtgggtttgtattattaaagggacactccaggctcccacacacattagatgcactgtgaaggttaggttacagttagttatactgggtgggtttatattattaaagggacactccaggctccaacacacgttaggtgcacatcgtaggttaggttacagttagttatactgggtgggtttatattattaaagggacactccaggctcccacacacgttaggtgcactgtgtaggttaggttacagttagttatactgggtggatttatattattaaagggacactccaggctcccacacaccttagatgcactgtgtaggttaggttacagttagttatactgggtgggtttatagtattaaagggacactcccggttcccacacacgttagctgcactgtgtaggtaaggttacagttagttataccgggtgggtttatattattaaaggggcactccaggatcccacacacgttagatgcactgtgtaggttaggttacagttagttatactgggtgggtttatattattaaagggacactccaggctcccacacacattagatgcactgtgaaggttacgttacagttagttataccgggtgggtttgtattattaaagggacactccaggctcccacacatgttagatgcactgtgtagattaggttacagatagttacagtgggtgggtttatattattaaagggacactccaggctcccacacgttaggtgcactgtgtagattaggttacagttagttacagtgggtgggtttatattattaaagggacattccaggtgcactgtgtaggttaggttacagttaggttACGGTTAGTTATTCTGGACAGTCTGCATCACTAGCGACAATCCCTCAGCTGGCTGCCCACCGCGTCCCTATTCCTTGGCCACTATTGTTGGTCTGTATGACATAATTTCTTGCATTTCTGCAGTTAGCTCTCTATATTAGTACTatgaactacaagtcccagaagtCTTTGCAATGTTGATGAATTAGAGCTTGTGGATTGAGCTCTGTAATGGAAGGTTAATTGAGCGTTGCTAGCTGAGTCACTTCCTTGTTTGGGGAGAGCTGGCAGCATGGACTCTGCCTTCTGTAACTGGCAGATCACTGTAGCGTGATCAATATTTCACTCAGTCCCTGCAGTAtgcagcattcacacactgcatctgTGAAAGCCATTAATAGTGTGTTTCTTGATACATTTCATCCATGCAGTATATGAAGGATACATACAGTGAAGGGCAATTTACAATGTAGGAGCCTGCACTCTCTGAATTCTCAGCCCagccccacaaaaaaaaataaaaaaattctgcgTTTATTGTTCAACCTTTCCTTTCAAAATAGCACAAACAATTAACACTTCAGATAAGGAGAGGCCTCCACCTAAAATATTAATgtgctaaaatacataaaaataatgtatatttgtaaGGAAAACAGGGAGCCGCAGGCAGCTACCATGGGCACACAGTCAGTAACGCTATACATGCAGGACTCCACACAATGAAGTATTCGGATGTGTCCTGCAAACACAGAATGATTGGATTCCCTCTGTAGCCAGTGTGACGGGCTTGGCCactctctgtctatctacctgCAGTCCCACTCAAAGCAGGTCCTTCTCGCCCCTGATTTCCCTACTGGGCTGTAACCGCATGCTGCTCCTCCAGTGCCAGGAGGGGGcagaataaattatattaaataacCACAATTCTGTTTCTAAACACtcgcagggttattaactaaggtgagaattcaacgtgaatttgaAATGTAAGGGTAAAGTAATCAAACTGGAAACATAAATAACTTTATTCCAGTTTGATTATaatggccttaaatgtgaaattcatgttgaattgttgttgaattctcactttagtgaataatcctgccaGAAATCTTAGTACACCCTGATCAGAACACCTATATCATCTGtgtatgaaaagtgctgccctgtaaTATGTAGCATTCATGTGCTACAGGAGGGAAATCAGTAAATTAATCAGGGCAGCTCTTGTGGAATTCCTTGTTAATTAAGTAATTTCCCTCCTACAGAATATGACGGTTTACATAAAGCTTAGAATCACCTTTCATATTGTAACATCCGGAACTCGATCACAATATGTAACAATTCTGGTTCCAAAAATGTTGAGTATTTTAACTATTCAAACTATTTGTCCGTCTACAGCACTAGCAGCCAGAGGacaaaaagttaaaaacattgcTTGGCAGCACGAGGGTTAAAATACATGGAGGCTGTCCGGCACTCGCAAGCCAATACCTAAAGTAAAAGTTACAAATAAATTCCAATGGGTGTTAATATGACCCTGATCTAATTATAGGGTGTGGGCTATACTATACATAGTGTGTGGGAGAGGAGGGCATGTCTTTTTCCTCATCCTCAGGCCCCACTCATGGGCAGATGGTGGGAgctatttaataattaagagagGAGTTGCTATTGTAGACCCACAGCCCCGTTAATCATTGGCGTCAGGTGGGGTGATATGAGTACAGTAAGAGTGCGTGCCAATGTTCACCCCCCTTGCTTTAGAGTCCCCCTTCGCTGGgtggctaggggtccccaaacccccctGCCAACCCAAATGTAAAATGAAAGCATGCAAAGACTGGGAGCAAGTTATTGGAGGTTACATAGGCTGAGCATATAGAATCTCATACCAAAAACCTGTCTATGGTAAATAACCATTCCATACTGGCCTTCACCATATTGTCATGATGTCATGGAATGTCCAATAAATAGGGCATGTTGTCTGCTCTGTAAGTCCTTGGTAGACATCACCTTCTAAGTAATGTTTGTACTTTTCTACCCCCAGATCTCGTTTTTACATTAGGAAGGTTTCATGGACCCATGTCTAATTGGTGCAGCTAATGGAACCTTCTCCAGCTAAGAGAAGCAGGCGTGACTCATCAGAAGCTCCCACCGAACATCCCCTGTTTGTGGATCCCAGTTTTCCCCATGATGAAGCTCTCCGAATTGATGGTGTGACGTGGAGAAGACCCAAGGTACGTTGGATCATTGATCTCATCCTGATTTTCTTCGTTTTCTGATACTATCCATGTCTTTCATGGTGTCCCTTCTTTACAGGAGATCTGTGCCAGGCCTCAGTTTATTGTGGGTGGAGCTACCAGAAGGGATGTCTGCCAGGGGAATCTGAGTATGTGGCATATTCCCACTGGatgggtatttttttattattttagtaatGTAGTAATGATGGCATTTAAACTTGTCATTTTTATCTCTGCAGGTAACTGCTGGTTCCTTTCTGCTCTCTCCTGCCTGTCCCTGTACCCTCATCTCCTGCAACAAGTGGTACCTGCTGGACAGGACTTTGAGGATGGGTACAATGGCAGCTTCAAATTCCAGGTAATAATTCACACTAAGTCTATTCACTTACTGAGCATTGTGATACCCCTCAGGCCTGCATTCTCATTGATGTCTACTAAAGCCCATACTGTCTCCTGTGTGTGTTCATCTCTAGCTGTGGTCTTGTGGAGTAATGAGAGCTGTTTCTGTCTTCCTTGTGCTCAGTTTTGGCAGTATGGAAAGTGGATTGAAGTACTGGTGGATGATCTCCTGCCCACAGTTCCACTTGGTGACAATGGCGACTGTGGAGTAGGTCGAGCTCAATATAAACTTCTATTCATGCACTCAAATGATACAGATGAGTTCTGGAGCTCTCTTCTGGAGAAAGCATATGCCAAGTGAGGATAAGTTAGGAGGAGAAGCCCCACCAAGACAAcatacattttgcaaaaagtgctaaCAAAATGGTCCAGACACTCACAGAACGAAGATCATAGACACTTAGTATTCACACTACAAATCTTCGTAGGTACTCAGTACTCAAACTACAAATCATTATAGACAATAAGCACCCACACAGGTGTCCCTTATGGACATATGTCAAAGAGGAGACGCTCATAGGTCATTAGACCTCACCAGAGATACTGTCAAAACACAGGACAGATACTCGGCAACATTCAACTTTCACATGACAGACACTCAGTACTCACCCCTGTCCTAGAAACTACAAGTTGCTAATGGCTGTATCTCTTGCAGGCTGAAGGGGGGATACTCTGCTCTACAGATGGGATTTGCCAGCGAAGCTCTGGTTGATATGACTGGTGGAATAGTACAAAGCATTAAGACCAGTGGATCATCAACAGAATTATGGAGTCATCTTAGTCATATGCTCCAGAGAGGAGCCCTGATCTGCTGTGGGAACACTCAGGTACCCCAATTTATTCAGAGTTCAGATAAATTGGCCCAAACTTTTACCATTCACAATCCCATATGTTCAATGTGAATAGAAATGTGAGCATCATAGTTTCTATCAAGAACATAACATAATGTAAAGATCTTAATATTATTCACATTTACAGAAAAATTTCCAAAAATACTTCATTATAAACAAACTCGTCCAATCATCCCTCATCATACCACACCTTACAATACTCACTATTGAGAACCTCACTCTAACATTACTCACAATACTCAAAATCTAGAACCTCACTGTAGCATCCCTCACAATACTCACCATCTAGAATACAGGTAGGCAACCTctggtggactacatctcctttgATGGTTTGCCAGCAgctggctgtaagagcattatgagagttgtagttcacaacatgtggagtgctgaaggttgcctatccctgattagAACCTCACTCTAACATCGCTCACAATCTAGAATCTCATTCTACCATCCATCATAATACTCATGATTAGAACCTCACTCTAACATCCCCCACAATCTAGAATCTCATACTACCATCCATCATAATACTCATGATTAGAACCTCACTCTAACATCCCCCACAATCTAGAATCTCATACTACCATCCATCATAATACTCATGATTAGAACCTCACTCTAACATCCCTCACAATCTAGGATCTCATACTACCATCCATCATAATACTCATGATTAGAACCTCACTCTAACATCCTTCACAATCTAGAATCTCATACTACCATCCATCATAGTACTCATGATTAGAACCTCACTCTAACATCCCTCACAATCTAGAATCTCATACTACCATACATCATAATACTCATGATTAGAACCTCACTCTAATATCCCTCACAATCTAGGATCTCATACTACCATCCATCATAGTACTCATGATTAGAACCTCACTCTAACATCCCTCACAATCTAGAATCTCATACTACCATACATCATAATACTCATGATTAGAACCTCACTCTAATATCCCTCACAATCTAGGATCTCATACTACCACCCATCATAATACTCATGATTAGAACCTCACAATCTAGAATCTCATACTACCACCCATCATAATACTCATGATTAGAACCTCACAATCTATAATCTCATACTACCATCCATAATAATAATCATGATTAGAACCTCACTCTAACATCCCCCACAATCTAGAATCTCATACTACCATCCATCATAATACTCATAATTAGAACCACACTCTAACATCCCTCACAATCTAGAATCTCATTCTACCATCCATCATAATACTCATAATTAGAACCTCACTCTAACATCCCTCACAATCTAGAATCTCATTCTACCATCCATCATAATACTCATAATTAGAACCACACTCTAACATCCCTCACAATCTAGAATCTCATTCTACCATCCATCATAATACTCATAATTAGAACCTCACTCTAACATCCCTCACAATCTAGAATCTCATTCTACCATCCATCATAATACTCATGATTAGAACCTCACAATCTAGAATCTCATACTACCATCCATAATAATACTCATGATTAGAACCTCACTCTTACATCCCTCACAATCAAGAAATCTCATACTACCATCCATAATACCGGTAATACTCATGATTAGAACCTCACTCTAACATCCTTCACAATACTCTTCTAGAACCTGAACTCTCTGTTCCTCTTGTTATATACTATTATTAAACCAGAAATTACCTCACTTCTTCCCATTATGTctctgcagggagaacttgagaCCTCCAACTTAATGGGTATTCTAAGCTATCACATGTACTCCGTGACTGGTGCGAAGGAAGTAAGAGAGCGTCAAAACATAGCATAAATCCACAATCTATTTATTGTTAGCAAAGTACCTGTAATGGTATacatatactatactatatatttaCTACTCTTTCTCTATCACTGTTAGCCTTTTCTGCTTGCACTGGAAGGcagttccaggtatctactaccctttctatatcgctgtcagtctttactgctcccactggaaggcaatTCAAGGCACTAACTATCCTTTCTTTATCACTGTTAGTCATgattgcttccactggaaggcagttccaggtatctactaccctttctatatcgctgtcagtctttactgcttccactggaaggttattcttGATATCTACAACCCTATCTTTAGCTGTAAAGTTATGGTGAGATGGAGATTCTGGATTATGGTTTATTTCATTAATGTCGGTTTTAAGGCAGTTTTAAAACTCTTTCTAGATTGAATTCTAGCACTAGTGCTGGTTGGAGATTCCATGACTTTAGAGATTCTTCCTCCAGGTCCAGACAATCCAGGGGACCGTGTGTCTGCTTCGAATTCGTAATCCATGGGGTCATAAAGAGTGGCTGGGTCCATGGAGAGATGGGGGGCCTGAGTGGCAGTTCGTGGAAAACCTTCAGGAAATAGAGGTTGTAATTCTGGAGGACGGCGAGTTTTGGTAAATCTGCATCTACGTACTGTGTTACCACAGAGAGAAACCTGCATGTATCCACCAGAAACTAAACATCATTCCCACACAGTCCCAGTAATCTCCCTTTTCTCTATAGGATGGCTATAGAAGACTTTCAAAATAACTTTCAAGTTCTGGAGATCTGCCACTTGGGGCCCAATAGCCTGTCCAGAATTGGGGGAGCAGCACGGCCTTGGGAATGTGTAACCTATGAAGGAAAATGGGTAAAAGGTCTATCAGCCGGGGGCAGCATTGCATCCGTAGGTACGATTTTTAACTAAAATAGAATATACTTCTTAATGGAgaagactccgtgtcccatagctccttctgtctgtgtcaccctgcagtgggagggacagactccgtgtcccatagctccttctgtctgtcaccctacagtgggagggacagactccgtgtcccatagctccttctgtctgtgtcaccctgcagtgagagggacagactctgtgtcccatagctccctctgtctgtgtcaccctgcagtgggagggacagactccgtgtcccatagctcattctgtctgtgtcaccctgcagtaggagggacagactccgtgtcccatagctccctctgtctgtgtcaccctgcagtgggagggacagactccgtgtcccatagctcattctgtctgtgtcaccctgcagtgggagggacagactccatgtcccatagctccctctgtctgtgttaccctgcagtgggagggacagactctgtttcccatagctccttctgtctgtgtcaccctgcagtgggagggacagactccatgtcccatagcttcattctgtctgtgtcaccctgcagtggaagGGACAGACTCATGACTCGCGATTTGCCGCATGTATCCCAAATGTTGGCTATACTGCTGtttctacagcattcatattctGATATTAGAATGGGTTCAAAGCGCATTCATTTGTGGTGTTTTAAATTTGTGACTTTTGTTGAAGCGCAGATAACAGGAAATACAGGATAGCGAAACACTGCAGTTCAATATACTGATATGAAAGAGGAGTACATTTGGTAGGCAGCTAGTGGCCATT
This DNA window, taken from Pelobates fuscus isolate aPelFus1 chromosome 9, aPelFus1.pri, whole genome shotgun sequence, encodes the following:
- the CAPN12 gene encoding calpain-12 isoform X1 → MEPSPAKRSRRDSSEAPTEHPLFVDPSFPHDEALRIDGVTWRRPKEICARPQFIVGGATRRDVCQGNLSNCWFLSALSCLSLYPHLLQQVVPAGQDFEDGYNGSFKFQFWQYGKWIEVLVDDLLPTVPLGDNGDCGVGRAQYKLLFMHSNDTDEFWSSLLEKAYAKLKGGYSALQMGFASEALVDMTGGIVQSIKTSGSSTELWSHLSHMLQRGALICCGNTQGELETSNLMGILSYHMYSVTGAKEVQTIQGTVCLLRIRNPWGHKEWLGPWRDGGPEWQFVENLQEIEVVILEDGEFWMAIEDFQNNFQVLEICHLGPNSLSRIGGAARPWECVTYEGKWVKGLSAGGSIASVDSFWMNPQFSFVLLEEDNNSNHPHPACNFIVAVMQKHQRLRRAGSIRVACNIFQGDETHAYLFEETLRHSQPLLCSGPCDNHREVVVCSRLPPGRYVIIPSLEKASDEGEFVIRVLTEKNCSRPPGGAVPYREILPLSLEKDLCSSRFQQFASQDGRLTNTQLQKLLASLFSEFAPTLPSFTLDMCRCLLASVDTAAVGSIDYEQFTELWKAISTGTHIFYNMPRQEDGKLGKDQIVPALQAAGLPQDNFLVQLSCVRYADQDNSFRYPNFICCLLKLKSVIGLFQAADRSGSGTVTVDYHQWLRLAMYS
- the CAPN12 gene encoding calpain-12 isoform X2 translates to MEPSPAKRSRRDSSEAPTEHPLFVDPSFPHDEALRIDGVTWRRPKEICARPQFIVGGATRRDVCQGNLSNCWFLSALSCLSLYPHLLQQVVPAGQDFEDGYNGSFKFQFWQYGKWIEVLVDDLLPTVPLGDNGDCGVGRAQYKLLFMHSNDTDEFWSSLLEKAYAKLKGGYSALQMGFASEALVDMTGGIVQSIKTSGSSTELWSHLSHMLQRGALICCGNTQGELETSNLMGILSYHMYSVTGAKEVQTIQGTVCLLRIRNPWGHKEWLGPWRDGGPEWQFVENLQEIEVVILEDGEFWMAIEDFQNNFQVLEICHLGPNSLSRIGGAARPWECVTYEGKWVKGLSAGGSIASVDSFWMNPQFSFVLLEEDNNSNHPHPACNFIVAVMQKHQRLRRAGSIRVACNIFQGDETHAYLFEETLRHSQPLLCSGPCDNHREVVVCSRLPPGRYVIIPSLEKASDEGEFVIRVLTEKNCSRPPGGAVPYREILPLSLEKDLCSSRFQQFASQDGRLTNTQLQKLLASLFSEFAPTLPSFTLDMCRCLLASVDLLWVP